Proteins from one Chloroflexota bacterium genomic window:
- the rpsS gene encoding 30S ribosomal protein S19 encodes MSRSLKKGPFVAPKLLKKVEVMNTKGEKKVVRTWSRASVIFPQMVGHTIAVHDGRRHVPIYVTENMVGHRLGEFAPTRTFRGHVTKEKKTEVGEG; translated from the coding sequence ATGTCGCGATCATTAAAGAAGGGGCCGTTTGTCGCTCCGAAGCTGTTGAAAAAAGTGGAAGTCATGAACACCAAAGGCGAGAAGAAGGTCGTTCGCACCTGGTCACGGGCCAGCGTCATCTTCCCGCAAATGGTGGGGCATACGATTGCCGTCCACGATGGCCGCCGCCACGTGCCGATCTACGTCACCGAAAACATGGTGGGCCACCGCCTCGGCGAGTTTGCCCCGACGCGCACCTTCCGCGGCCACGTGACCAAAGAGAAGAAGACGGAAGTGGGGGAGGGCTAA
- the rplB gene encoding 50S ribosomal protein L2, with amino-acid sequence MAVKTFKPTSPGRRGMTGSTFEEITRSKPVRSLIRHLRKSGGRNTQGRITVRHRGGGQRRQWREIDFKRNKVDIPAKVASIEYDPNRSARIALLNYADGERRYIIAPLDLRVGDTLVTSATAEIRTGNAMPISNIPVGTLIHNIEIQVGKGGQIARSAGTAAQLLAKEGEYAQVRLPSGEVRLIPQVCLATIGEVGNLDHSNIKLGKAGRKRHLGIRPTVRGTAMTPRDHPHGGGEGRQPTGMPGPKSPWGKPTRGKKTRHNKRTDKFIVKRRAKKQR; translated from the coding sequence GTGGCCGTAAAAACTTTCAAACCCACCTCTCCCGGCCGCCGAGGCATGACCGGCTCGACCTTTGAGGAGATTACCAGAAGCAAGCCTGTCCGTTCGTTAATCCGCCATTTGCGGAAATCGGGCGGGCGCAACACCCAGGGCCGGATCACGGTTCGCCACCGGGGCGGCGGCCAGCGCCGCCAGTGGCGCGAGATTGATTTCAAGCGCAACAAGGTGGACATTCCGGCCAAAGTTGCGTCCATTGAATACGATCCCAACCGCTCGGCCCGCATTGCCTTGCTCAACTATGCCGACGGCGAGCGCCGCTACATTATTGCCCCGCTGGATTTGCGCGTGGGCGACACCCTCGTCACCAGCGCCACCGCCGAAATTCGCACCGGCAACGCCATGCCGATCTCGAACATTCCGGTCGGCACGCTCATTCACAATATTGAGATTCAGGTGGGCAAGGGCGGCCAGATCGCCCGCTCGGCTGGAACGGCGGCGCAGTTGTTGGCGAAAGAGGGCGAGTACGCCCAGGTGCGTTTGCCGTCGGGCGAAGTGCGGCTCATTCCGCAAGTGTGCCTGGCGACGATTGGCGAAGTAGGCAACCTGGATCACTCGAACATCAAACTCGGCAAGGCCGGGCGCAAGCGCCACCTGGGCATCCGGCCCACCGTGCGCGGTACGGCGATGACGCCGCGCGATCACCCGCACGGCGGCGGCGAAGGCCGCCAGCCCACCGGCATGCCCGGCCCCAAGTCGCCGTGGGGCAAGCCGACTCGTGGCAAGAAGACCCGCCACAACAAGCGCACCGATAAATTCATCGTCAAGCGCCGCGCGAAGAAGCAGAGGTAA